The following coding sequences are from one Spirochaetales bacterium window:
- a CDS encoding type II toxin-antitoxin system RelE/ParE family toxin codes for MPKYKIFETDQYLHNLLEISENIQNKISKKISNYVYKQLSENPYYGNNIKKLRNYSPETWRYRIGNFRMFYEIDEKEKIVFIVAIDLRKDAY; via the coding sequence TTGCCAAAGTATAAAATATTTGAAACAGACCAATATTTACATAATCTTTTAGAAATTAGTGAAAATATACAAAATAAAATTAGTAAGAAAATAAGTAATTATGTTTATAAGCAGCTTTCTGAAAATCCATATTATGGTAATAATATAAAAAAATTGAGAAACTATTCTCCAGAAACATGGCGATATCGAATTGGCAATTTTCGTATGTTCTATGAAATAGATGAGAAAGAAAAAATAGTATTTATAGTTGCAATAGATCTAAGAAAAGATGCTTATTAA
- a CDS encoding CopG family transcriptional regulator, with protein MSKTVTLRINDELFNRLKSHAEEENRTLSNFIETAALRYIEEIDLIDDFEMQEILTNESLLKRLKKGSEDARKKRGRFAKV; from the coding sequence ATGTCCAAAACAGTAACTTTACGTATAAATGATGAGCTTTTTAATAGGTTAAAATCGCATGCTGAGGAAGAGAATAGAACTCTATCAAATTTTATAGAAACTGCAGCATTAAGATATATAGAAGAAATTGATCTCATCGATGATTTTGAAATGCAAGAGATATTAACTAATGAATCATTGTTAAAACGCCTTAAAAAGGGAAGTGAAGATGCCCGAAAGAAAAGAGGGCGTTTTGCCAAAGTATAA